Proteins from one Telopea speciosissima isolate NSW1024214 ecotype Mountain lineage chromosome 1, Tspe_v1, whole genome shotgun sequence genomic window:
- the LOC122648720 gene encoding FCS-Like Zinc finger 17-like — protein MPVKPSRIARSSSLGEIGLFSQVRPIDGPEVLWGKSAAPAVVVRPVQKLSKPSNVKPTQPCLKILTISSPVRESNVEDPDLKVGGFLEACYLCKKKIGEKDEVFMYSYLRAFCSCNCRDQQIALDRGVETSAVDSTEMATLRDWEQKLNGRFGAPKPQIE, from the exons ATGCCGGTTAAACCATCGCGTATTGCGAGGTCTTCAAGCCTGGGAGAGATTGGCTTGTTCAGTCAGGTGAGGCCGATTGATGGTCCGGAAGTTCTATGGGGAAAGAGCGCTGCTCCGGCAGTCGTTGTAAGACCAGTTCAGAAGTTATCGAAGCCGTCGAATGTGAAACCAACGCAACCTTGTCTAAAGATTCTGACAATTTCATCGCCGGTTCGGGAATCGAACGTGGAGGATCCAGACTTGAAGGTCGGTGGGTTTCTTGAGGCTTGCTACTTGTGCAAGAAGAAGATTGGCGAAAAAGATGAAGTTTTCATGTACAG TTACCTTCGTGCGTTTTGTAGCTGCAATTGTCGAGATCAACAAATTGCTTTAGACAGAGGAGTAGAGACATCTGCTGTAGATTCAACAGAAATGGCCACGTTAAGAGATTGGGAACAGAAGCTGAATGGCCGTTTTGGTGCTCCAAAGCCTCAAATTGAATAG